A genome region from Schaalia sp. 19OD2882 includes the following:
- the aroC gene encoding chorismate synthase, with product MLNWLTAGESHGPALLATIDGLPAGLEVDTELLERALARRRLGHGRGARQKWEKDEVQILGGVRHGRTTGAPVAIRIGNSEWPKWQVVMSADPVAPEALLVDAGSGDEREVARNKRLTRPRPGHADLAGMLSYDHDDARNVLERASARETAARVALGALAEALLDQVAGIRLVSHVVAVGEELARPQRRLPTPEDCLALDASPVRTVDPEAEARFVARIDAAKQAGDTVGGVVEVIAHSVPVGLGTHVNAARRLDARIAAALMSIQSVKGVEIGDGFAQARLPGSAAQDEILRGQDGSLVRGANHSGGVEGGTSNGQPIIVRAAFKPISTIPHALRTVDLDTGERASALHQRSDTCHVVPGALIAQAELALVLADALSTHAGGNSVVEMRRNLTAYLAHVDTRTRKERLP from the coding sequence ATGCTCAATTGGCTCACCGCAGGTGAATCCCATGGACCCGCACTGCTGGCCACCATCGACGGTCTGCCGGCGGGCCTGGAGGTCGACACGGAGCTGCTGGAGCGGGCGCTGGCCCGCAGGCGCCTCGGACACGGTCGCGGCGCCCGACAGAAGTGGGAGAAGGACGAGGTCCAGATCCTCGGCGGTGTGCGTCACGGTCGCACGACGGGCGCACCCGTGGCCATCCGGATCGGCAACTCCGAGTGGCCCAAGTGGCAGGTGGTCATGTCGGCCGACCCCGTTGCCCCCGAGGCGCTGCTCGTCGACGCCGGCAGCGGGGACGAAAGGGAGGTGGCCCGCAACAAGCGCCTGACCCGCCCTCGTCCCGGACATGCCGATCTGGCGGGCATGCTCTCCTACGACCACGATGACGCCCGCAATGTCCTCGAACGCGCTTCGGCCCGAGAGACCGCGGCACGGGTGGCGCTCGGCGCACTTGCCGAGGCCCTCCTCGACCAGGTGGCAGGCATTCGCCTGGTCAGTCACGTCGTGGCCGTCGGCGAAGAACTGGCCCGCCCGCAGCGGCGCCTGCCCACGCCTGAAGACTGCCTCGCCCTTGACGCCTCTCCCGTGCGTACCGTGGACCCGGAGGCCGAAGCACGATTCGTCGCACGGATCGACGCCGCCAAACAGGCTGGTGACACGGTTGGGGGAGTGGTCGAGGTCATCGCCCACTCCGTGCCCGTGGGCCTGGGGACCCACGTGAACGCGGCTCGACGCCTGGACGCGCGAATCGCCGCAGCCCTCATGTCGATCCAGTCCGTCAAGGGCGTGGAGATCGGTGACGGTTTCGCCCAGGCCAGGCTTCCTGGATCGGCCGCCCAGGACGAGATCCTGCGTGGCCAGGACGGCTCGTTGGTCCGCGGAGCCAACCACAGTGGTGGCGTCGAAGGAGGCACGTCCAATGGGCAGCCCATCATCGTGCGCGCAGCCTTCAAGCCTATCTCGACGATCCCCCACGCACTGCGCACCGTCGACCTCGACACGGGTGAGCGGGCCAGCGCCCTCCACCAGCGCTCCGACACCTGCCACGTGGTGCCAGGCGCCCTCATCGCCCAGGCGGAGCTCGCCCTGGTCCTGGCCGATGCCTTGTCCACCCACGCGGGCGGAAACTCCGTTGTCGAAATGCGCCGGAACCTCACGGCGTACCTCGCCCATGTCGACACCCGCACACGAAAGGAGCGCCTCCCATGA
- the pafA gene encoding Pup--protein ligase has product MRRRVVGIETEYGITSATTTGECSSMDAEGAARELFDPLLDKGRSSNLFLRNGGRLYLDVGAHPEYATAECDQLEDLLAQDRAGARMLADLAAQADARFAADGRPERLHLFRNNLDSQGNSFGCHENYLLHRRRDFRQVADALVAFFVTRQFLVGSGHLRRTPGGVSYCFSQRAEQMWDAVSSATTRSRPIINTRDEPLADSGSYRRMHVIVSDTNVCEATTALKVGSTELLLHAVEDGLHIEDLALADPMRAIRELNTDLTGRTRVELADGRHMSAAQMQEEIRSRVLARIDGAKIDPLHTYVADLWGRATRALATGDWEEVATELDVAIKRRLLESYVARSGAGWDDPRVARLDLSYHDITATGLAPRMEAAGLMKRLTSEDQVSRALTVAPATTRAHLRGRIIAAAEEARIDLGVDWVHVRPEGISAAPLSLQDPLATEDPRVDALLASFAAHSPVLPA; this is encoded by the coding sequence GTGAGACGACGGGTCGTCGGGATCGAGACCGAGTACGGGATCACCAGCGCCACCACGACGGGTGAGTGCTCGTCGATGGACGCCGAGGGCGCCGCACGTGAACTCTTCGATCCGCTGCTCGACAAGGGACGCTCCTCCAACCTCTTCCTGCGAAACGGGGGACGCCTGTATCTCGACGTGGGCGCCCACCCCGAGTACGCGACAGCCGAATGCGACCAACTTGAGGACCTCCTTGCCCAGGACCGTGCCGGCGCACGCATGCTCGCGGACCTGGCCGCGCAGGCGGATGCGCGATTCGCCGCAGACGGGCGACCCGAACGACTCCACCTCTTCCGCAACAACCTCGACTCGCAAGGCAACTCCTTCGGCTGCCACGAGAACTACCTCCTGCACCGCAGGCGGGACTTCCGCCAAGTGGCGGACGCCCTGGTGGCCTTCTTCGTCACCCGCCAATTCCTCGTCGGCTCCGGACATCTTCGCCGCACCCCCGGCGGCGTCTCCTACTGCTTCTCGCAGCGCGCCGAACAGATGTGGGACGCGGTGTCCTCGGCGACGACACGGTCCCGCCCCATCATCAACACCCGCGACGAACCGCTGGCCGACTCCGGCTCCTACCGGCGGATGCACGTCATCGTCTCCGACACCAATGTGTGCGAAGCGACGACCGCCCTGAAGGTCGGCTCGACCGAACTGCTCCTCCACGCCGTCGAGGACGGCCTGCACATCGAGGACCTTGCCCTGGCCGACCCGATGCGGGCGATCCGGGAACTCAACACGGATCTCACGGGTCGTACCCGCGTCGAACTGGCCGACGGGCGCCACATGAGCGCCGCGCAGATGCAGGAGGAGATCCGCAGCCGCGTCCTTGCCCGCATCGACGGCGCAAAGATCGACCCGCTGCACACCTACGTCGCCGACCTGTGGGGAAGGGCCACCCGCGCCCTTGCCACGGGCGACTGGGAGGAGGTCGCCACCGAATTGGACGTCGCCATCAAACGTCGACTGCTCGAATCCTATGTGGCGCGTTCGGGCGCAGGGTGGGACGACCCGCGCGTGGCTCGTCTGGACCTTTCCTACCACGACATCACGGCGACAGGTCTGGCACCCCGGATGGAAGCGGCCGGTCTCATGAAGCGCCTGACCAGCGAGGACCAGGTGAGCCGGGCACTGACGGTGGCGCCTGCGACCACCAGGGCACATCTGCGAGGGCGGATCATCGCTGCCGCCGAGGAGGCGCGCATCGACCTCGGCGTGGACTGGGTCCACGTGCGTCCCGAGGGGATCAGCGCCGCGCCCCTGTCCCTCCAGGACCCCTTGGCCACCGAGGACCCGCGGGTCGACGCCCTCCTCGCCTCCTTCGCCGCGCACTCGCCGGTGCTTCCCGCATGA
- the aroB gene encoding 3-dehydroquinate synthase has protein sequence MSHDIVQWPLRLPIVMVGLPGAGKSKVGRLLAQALGVVHVDTDDLVEADQGRSVSQIFADEGEAAFREHEARAVARALETGGVVSLGGGAVSTPTVRELLRGHDVVLIDVEHDELLRRVTRKTHRPLLREDPDGALRRLREEREPLYREVATHVEPSDDGPAEEVADRILARVAGAPRVVRVAGATPYDVLVGRGLGATHVRAALREDCTKVLLVHAGALAARAQDMANALRLSGLEVVTFSHPEAEAGKTIEVVAELWDIAGEMRLGRHDALVAMGGGATTDMAGFVAATWLRGVDVVHVPTTLLGMVDAAVGGKTGINTSVGKNLVGSFHCPRRVVVDLDHLHTLPVDDLRAGMAEVVKCGFIQDLTILDLVREHGLSVLDPSSSVLEELVIRAISVKARVVAEDLQEAGLREILNYGHTLAHAIERREDYRWRHGDAVAVGCTFAARLSAHLGLLDPVRAEEHSGLLAALGLPTTYSGARLDELIEVMTSDKKVRAGQLRFVLLEDNGRPIVRSVDAAELTVPAKWVGVDVR, from the coding sequence ATGAGCCACGACATCGTCCAGTGGCCGCTGAGGCTGCCGATCGTCATGGTCGGTCTGCCCGGCGCCGGCAAGTCCAAGGTCGGCAGGCTCCTGGCCCAGGCACTCGGCGTCGTCCACGTGGACACGGACGACCTCGTCGAAGCCGACCAAGGCCGAAGCGTCAGTCAGATCTTCGCCGACGAGGGTGAGGCCGCTTTCCGCGAACACGAGGCGCGTGCGGTGGCCCGGGCCCTGGAGACCGGGGGAGTGGTCTCATTGGGCGGCGGTGCGGTGTCCACCCCGACCGTCAGGGAGCTGCTGCGCGGACACGATGTGGTCCTCATCGACGTCGAGCACGACGAATTGCTGCGCCGAGTGACCCGCAAGACCCATCGACCCCTGCTGCGCGAGGATCCCGACGGCGCTTTGAGGAGGCTCCGCGAGGAGCGCGAGCCCCTCTACCGTGAGGTGGCCACACACGTGGAACCCTCTGATGACGGGCCCGCCGAGGAAGTGGCCGACAGGATCCTCGCCCGCGTCGCCGGAGCGCCGCGAGTCGTGCGTGTGGCAGGGGCGACGCCCTACGACGTCCTGGTCGGACGGGGCTTGGGAGCCACGCACGTACGTGCAGCCCTTCGCGAGGACTGCACGAAGGTGCTGCTCGTCCACGCCGGGGCACTGGCGGCGCGCGCACAGGACATGGCCAATGCGTTGCGCCTGTCCGGACTGGAGGTGGTCACCTTTTCCCACCCGGAGGCCGAGGCCGGCAAGACCATCGAGGTCGTCGCCGAACTCTGGGACATTGCCGGAGAGATGCGCCTGGGGCGCCACGATGCGCTGGTCGCCATGGGAGGCGGCGCGACCACCGACATGGCGGGTTTCGTCGCGGCCACATGGCTGCGTGGAGTGGACGTCGTCCACGTACCCACGACGCTGCTGGGCATGGTCGATGCTGCTGTGGGAGGAAAGACCGGCATCAACACCTCGGTCGGAAAGAATCTCGTGGGCAGCTTCCACTGTCCACGCAGGGTCGTCGTCGACCTGGACCACCTGCACACCCTTCCCGTCGACGACTTGCGGGCGGGAATGGCCGAAGTCGTCAAATGCGGCTTCATCCAGGACCTGACGATCCTCGACCTGGTCCGTGAGCACGGCCTGTCAGTCCTGGATCCGTCCTCGTCCGTGTTGGAAGAGTTGGTCATCCGGGCCATCTCGGTCAAGGCCAGGGTCGTGGCCGAGGACCTCCAGGAGGCAGGGCTGCGGGAAATCCTCAACTACGGCCACACCCTGGCCCACGCCATCGAACGCCGGGAGGACTACCGGTGGCGCCACGGAGACGCGGTGGCGGTCGGCTGCACCTTCGCTGCGCGACTGTCGGCCCATCTCGGACTTCTCGATCCGGTCCGGGCCGAAGAACATTCAGGGCTCCTGGCGGCGCTCGGCCTGCCGACGACCTACTCGGGGGCGCGGCTGGACGAGCTCATCGAGGTGATGACCTCCGACAAGAAGGTCCGAGCGGGACAACTGCGTTTCGTCCTCCTGGAGGACAATGGTCGCCCCATCGTCCGTTCGGTCGATGCGGCGGAGCTGACTGTGCCCGCGAAGTGGGTGGGTGTCGATGTCCGGTGA
- a CDS encoding ubiquitin-like protein Pup, translating into MERTQVNAGGGDHGFDEDEGAGLVQARTSEIDDLLDEIDTVLETNAEAFVQGFVQKGGQ; encoded by the coding sequence ATGGAACGCACACAAGTCAACGCCGGCGGCGGCGACCACGGTTTCGACGAGGACGAAGGCGCAGGCCTCGTCCAGGCGCGCACCAGCGAGATCGACGACCTGCTCGACGAGATCGACACGGTGCTCGAAACGAATGCGGAAGCCTTCGTCCAAGGATTCGTCCAGAAGGGCGGCCAGTGA
- the efp gene encoding elongation factor P has translation MATTNDLKNGLVMVIDGQLWQVVEFQHVKPGKGPAFVRTKIKNVMSGKIVDKTFNAGLKIETATVDRRDMTYLYQDGNDYVFMDTSTYEQINVPAETVGDAKNFMVENQDVIVSLHEGNVLFIELPATVVLTIAHTEPGLQGDRSNAGTKPATLETGYEIQVPLFLEEGVRVKVDTRDGSYSGRVND, from the coding sequence GTGGCAACCACCAATGATCTGAAGAACGGTCTGGTCATGGTCATCGATGGCCAGCTCTGGCAGGTCGTCGAGTTCCAACACGTCAAGCCCGGCAAGGGCCCCGCCTTCGTGCGCACGAAGATCAAGAACGTCATGTCCGGCAAGATCGTCGACAAGACCTTCAACGCGGGCCTGAAGATCGAGACCGCCACCGTCGACCGTCGGGACATGACCTACCTGTACCAGGACGGCAACGACTACGTCTTCATGGACACCTCCACCTACGAGCAGATCAACGTTCCGGCGGAGACCGTGGGCGATGCGAAGAACTTCATGGTCGAGAACCAGGATGTCATCGTTTCCCTGCACGAGGGCAATGTGCTCTTCATCGAGCTTCCCGCCACCGTGGTGCTGACCATTGCCCACACCGAGCCGGGCCTGCAGGGTGATCGTTCGAATGCCGGCACCAAGCCCGCGACCCTGGAGACGGGCTACGAGATCCAAGTGCCGCTCTTCCTGGAAGAGGGTGTGCGCGTCAAGGTCGACACCCGTGACGGTTCGTACTCCGGCCGCGTGAACGACTGA
- the hisF gene encoding imidazole glycerol phosphate synthase subunit HisF yields MPVAVRLIPCLDVDAGRVVKGVNFENLRDAGDPVELARTYGEQGADEITFLDVSASIQARATMLEVVAATAEQVFVPLTVGGGVRSVEDVARLLAHGADKVGVNTAAVADPDLIARVTDRFGDQVLVLSVDARRCPQGVRTESGYEVTTHGGKRSTGIDALEWACKAAELGAGEILLNSMDADGVRSGFDLEMLRAVRSQVDIPVIASGGAGAAEHFVQAALAGADAVLAASVFHFGTVSIPEVKAAMSRAGLPVRLTPACGKSEGRTHV; encoded by the coding sequence ATGCCGGTAGCCGTTCGCCTCATTCCCTGCCTGGACGTCGACGCCGGGCGTGTGGTCAAGGGAGTCAACTTCGAGAACCTGCGTGACGCCGGTGACCCTGTGGAACTGGCGCGGACATACGGTGAGCAGGGTGCCGACGAGATCACCTTCCTCGACGTGTCCGCCTCCATCCAGGCACGTGCCACCATGCTCGAGGTCGTTGCCGCCACCGCCGAACAGGTCTTCGTCCCATTGACGGTGGGTGGGGGAGTGCGCAGCGTCGAGGACGTGGCCCGCCTGCTCGCCCACGGCGCCGACAAGGTGGGGGTGAACACTGCCGCGGTCGCCGACCCGGACCTCATCGCACGGGTCACCGACCGTTTCGGCGACCAGGTGCTGGTCCTGTCCGTGGATGCACGCCGTTGCCCGCAGGGCGTCCGCACCGAATCCGGGTACGAGGTGACCACCCACGGCGGAAAGCGTTCCACCGGCATCGACGCCCTCGAATGGGCGTGCAAGGCCGCCGAACTGGGTGCCGGGGAGATCCTTTTGAATTCGATGGACGCAGACGGGGTCCGCTCCGGATTCGACTTGGAGATGCTCCGCGCTGTGCGCTCCCAGGTCGACATCCCCGTCATCGCCTCAGGCGGGGCCGGAGCCGCCGAACACTTCGTCCAGGCCGCCCTTGCGGGAGCTGACGCCGTCCTGGCCGCGTCGGTCTTCCACTTCGGCACCGTGTCCATACCCGAGGTCAAGGCCGCGATGTCCCGGGCGGGTCTGCCGGTGCGCCTGACACCCGCGTGTGGCAAGTCCGAGGGACGAACGCACGTGTGA
- a CDS encoding shikimate kinase — MSGEAPKSALVLVGASGVGKSTVATVLGARWRIRVFDVDEVVADRLGASVGDLVIAKDTRLEEERRRVALAGLAVPATAEEARIVVLGTSQVLDEEVVGALQVARRRGAQVVELTADTAEISRREGLNAPRSVGLGAPRAMLTAMLRTHHAACEPLADTSIDTCERTPEQVADAVEATCRLSDGRNSAHSRQ; from the coding sequence ATGTCCGGTGAGGCGCCGAAGAGCGCCCTCGTCCTCGTGGGAGCCTCGGGTGTCGGAAAGTCCACCGTGGCCACGGTCCTCGGCGCCCGGTGGAGGATCCGGGTGTTCGACGTCGACGAGGTCGTGGCCGACCGCCTCGGAGCCTCGGTGGGCGACCTCGTCATCGCCAAAGACACACGCCTGGAGGAGGAGCGGCGCAGGGTTGCCCTTGCCGGCCTCGCTGTGCCTGCCACGGCCGAGGAGGCGAGGATCGTCGTCCTTGGCACCTCGCAGGTCCTTGACGAGGAGGTTGTCGGCGCCCTGCAGGTGGCGCGCCGGCGCGGGGCGCAGGTCGTCGAGCTCACCGCCGACACCGCCGAGATCTCGCGCCGCGAGGGTCTGAACGCCCCCCGCTCGGTGGGCCTTGGAGCCCCCAGGGCAATGCTCACCGCCATGCTCCGCACGCACCACGCGGCCTGCGAGCCCCTGGCCGACACGAGCATTGACACGTGCGAGAGGACACCCGAGCAGGTCGCCGACGCTGTGGAGGCGACGTGTAGACTGTCCGACGGTCGAAATTCTGCTCATTCCCGACAGTGA
- a CDS encoding bifunctional UDP-sugar hydrolase/5'-nucleotidase — MRSHRFAGAVAGFSALVLAGLTFPVAALAQDDPQSSPVGTSPQSSTSPTAPEPQGERAPDTAAPVPGATPVAPVTRAAGTVDIDVYNITDLHGHLERVVDAKSGAVVDPGGVVLACEIKRARDANPAMVLTSSGDSISGSPYASAILKDEPTLDYLNAVGMQVSALGNHEFDRGSADLEGRVLPKVAFPYLGVNVDGSAAIDAEGSGKGYWLTEVSGVTVGFVGATTAETPTMVAKDGIPGITFDDAAERAQAKAVELKDGNPANGEADVVVVLIHDGMDVWKDSFGPEVDAVFGGHTHVDGTEKATVKGEDQARMQTDEYGRRLGHVRLSHDTATGATTVALLDNKDLATSDCTQDAYGAEAIITKMVDDSALAGEKPVGRINSDLLRGANDGVKTGDNRGTESSASNFIAESFRWWLAANIKPDGERYIGIMNPGGVRADYLLAKSGAEAEDGIVTFAEAFRVQPFGNQMAYKTLTGEQLAKVLAQQFQPGASRPVLMLGTSDNVEVFLDQEAADTLHELHQDIKSGTAPADADARVAAARAKLIRMIRVDGKELRKADTVVVASNDFLLAGNDGFTALGDAGKNTNTGVIDLDATSAYLADSTVPVRNHAAKHQYGVTYAANSDGTPGYSLALTGLAMSVATEAQPRTLAVAGETPAAVDLTPVANGPETGKASLRGTVQPRAAFECEASASRWCTTITVDLLLADGSTFHSLAVPVETLAPTRYTVSVDKTRVRPGEKITFTAAGFLPRERIVFRVHSTPINAGVVEAGADGVAGLTWAVPADMEVGTHEVAALATSGGAETTFEVVAGETPAPHPSTPGTPKTPGAPKGSGALAKTGADMLPIVGTAVVALTAGILLVLRRRMR; from the coding sequence ATGCGATCACACCGCTTCGCCGGCGCTGTTGCCGGCTTCAGTGCCCTCGTCCTGGCAGGCCTGACATTCCCGGTCGCCGCACTGGCCCAGGACGACCCCCAGTCCAGTCCGGTTGGGACAAGCCCCCAGTCCTCCACCTCTCCGACCGCCCCTGAGCCCCAGGGCGAGCGCGCACCGGACACGGCAGCCCCAGTACCTGGTGCGACCCCGGTCGCGCCCGTGACCCGCGCTGCCGGAACAGTGGACATCGACGTGTACAACATCACCGACCTGCACGGTCACCTGGAACGTGTCGTCGACGCCAAGTCCGGTGCCGTTGTCGACCCGGGTGGTGTGGTCCTGGCCTGCGAGATCAAGAGGGCCCGAGACGCGAACCCGGCGATGGTGCTCACTTCCTCGGGCGACTCGATCTCCGGCTCCCCCTACGCCAGCGCGATCCTCAAGGACGAGCCGACCCTCGACTACCTCAACGCCGTCGGCATGCAGGTCTCCGCCCTCGGAAACCACGAATTCGACCGCGGGTCCGCCGACCTGGAGGGGCGCGTCCTGCCCAAGGTCGCCTTCCCCTACTTGGGAGTCAACGTCGACGGCTCGGCGGCCATTGACGCCGAAGGCTCCGGCAAGGGCTACTGGCTCACCGAAGTCTCGGGCGTCACCGTGGGCTTCGTCGGTGCCACCACCGCCGAGACCCCGACGATGGTCGCCAAGGACGGAATCCCCGGCATCACCTTCGATGATGCCGCCGAGCGCGCCCAGGCCAAGGCCGTCGAGCTCAAGGACGGCAACCCCGCCAATGGCGAGGCCGACGTGGTCGTCGTCCTCATCCACGACGGCATGGACGTGTGGAAGGACTCCTTCGGCCCCGAGGTCGACGCCGTCTTCGGAGGTCACACCCACGTCGACGGCACCGAGAAGGCCACCGTCAAGGGGGAGGACCAGGCCCGCATGCAGACCGACGAGTACGGACGTCGCCTGGGACACGTGCGCCTGAGCCACGACACTGCCACCGGCGCCACGACCGTCGCCCTTCTGGACAACAAGGACCTGGCCACTTCGGACTGCACCCAGGACGCCTACGGCGCCGAAGCCATCATCACCAAGATGGTGGACGACTCGGCCCTGGCCGGCGAAAAGCCGGTGGGGCGCATCAACTCCGACCTGCTGCGCGGCGCCAATGACGGAGTCAAGACCGGTGACAACCGCGGCACCGAGTCCAGCGCCTCCAACTTCATCGCCGAGAGCTTCCGCTGGTGGCTCGCCGCCAACATCAAACCCGATGGCGAGCGCTACATCGGCATCATGAACCCTGGCGGCGTGCGCGCCGACTACCTGCTGGCCAAGAGCGGCGCCGAGGCCGAGGACGGCATCGTCACCTTCGCCGAGGCCTTCCGCGTCCAGCCCTTCGGCAATCAGATGGCCTACAAGACCCTCACCGGAGAACAGCTGGCCAAGGTCTTGGCCCAGCAGTTCCAGCCCGGTGCCAGCCGCCCGGTCCTCATGCTCGGCACTTCCGACAATGTCGAGGTCTTCCTGGACCAGGAGGCCGCCGACACCCTGCACGAGCTCCACCAGGACATCAAGTCCGGCACCGCCCCGGCCGATGCCGATGCCCGGGTGGCCGCCGCCCGGGCCAAGCTGATTCGGATGATCCGCGTCGACGGCAAGGAGCTGCGCAAGGCGGACACCGTCGTCGTCGCCTCCAACGACTTCCTCCTGGCGGGCAATGACGGGTTCACGGCACTTGGAGATGCGGGAAAGAACACGAACACCGGCGTCATCGACCTGGACGCCACCAGTGCCTACCTGGCGGATTCCACTGTCCCGGTGCGCAACCACGCCGCAAAGCACCAGTACGGGGTCACCTACGCAGCCAACAGCGACGGTACGCCTGGATACTCGCTGGCCCTGACCGGACTGGCGATGTCGGTGGCCACGGAAGCCCAGCCCAGGACTCTCGCGGTGGCCGGGGAAACTCCAGCCGCCGTGGACCTCACACCTGTGGCCAATGGACCGGAAACCGGCAAGGCCTCCCTACGAGGAACGGTGCAGCCACGAGCCGCCTTCGAGTGTGAGGCCTCGGCCAGTCGGTGGTGCACGACCATCACTGTGGATCTTTTGCTGGCCGATGGAAGCACTTTCCATTCCCTTGCGGTGCCCGTGGAGACCCTGGCGCCCACGAGGTACACGGTGAGCGTGGACAAGACGAGGGTGCGTCCGGGCGAGAAGATCACTTTCACAGCCGCGGGCTTCCTCCCGCGCGAGAGGATCGTCTTCCGCGTCCATTCGACCCCGATCAACGCCGGAGTGGTCGAAGCGGGGGCTGACGGAGTCGCCGGCCTGACATGGGCCGTGCCCGCCGACATGGAAGTGGGCACACATGAAGTGGCTGCCTTGGCCACTTCCGGCGGGGCAGAGACCACCTTCGAGGTGGTGGCAGGCGAAACACCTGCCCCTCACCCCTCGACCCCCGGCACCCCGAAGACCCCTGGTGCCCCGAAGGGCTCGGGCGCCTTGGCCAAGACCGGCGCGGACATGCTGCCCATTGTCGGCACGGCAGTGGTCGCCCTGACCGCAGGCATCCTGCTGGTCCTGCGTCGTCGCATGCGATGA
- the nusB gene encoding transcription antitermination factor NusB, with the protein MSKKYSFTSRTKARKRAADVVFEADQRGMGRDPEVLRDLLRERKVVTAALTPLPDYSIRIVEGVADNLSRIDHLIAAHANVPGLDRVAAVDLAVMRVAVWEMLANTKDVPAVTAIDEAISIVKSISTDSSAGFVNAVLDAVRRELDAPAWSRQPVGSPAEEDSSESPFEEPVGPDEGGDVPRGEGGEDGKRHLRLEDITAADLAELDELFDEY; encoded by the coding sequence ATGTCGAAGAAGTACTCCTTCACCTCGAGGACCAAGGCCCGCAAGCGTGCGGCTGACGTCGTCTTCGAGGCGGACCAGCGGGGGATGGGTCGCGACCCTGAGGTGCTGCGTGACCTGTTGCGTGAACGCAAGGTCGTCACGGCGGCCCTGACCCCTCTGCCGGACTACTCGATCCGGATCGTCGAAGGTGTCGCGGACAACCTGAGCAGGATCGATCACCTCATCGCCGCGCACGCGAATGTCCCGGGCCTGGACCGGGTGGCGGCGGTGGATCTGGCGGTCATGCGTGTCGCCGTGTGGGAGATGCTCGCCAACACGAAGGACGTGCCCGCAGTCACCGCGATCGACGAGGCGATCTCCATCGTCAAGTCCATCTCCACCGACTCCTCCGCAGGGTTCGTCAATGCGGTGCTCGATGCCGTCCGCAGGGAGTTGGATGCGCCCGCATGGTCGCGCCAGCCGGTGGGTTCCCCGGCGGAGGAGGACTCCTCCGAGTCCCCGTTCGAGGAACCGGTGGGGCCCGACGAGGGTGGGGACGTGCCGCGCGGCGAGGGCGGTGAGGACGGGAAGCGCCACCTGAGGCTGGAGGACATCACCGCCGCAGACTTGGCGGAGTTGGACGAGTTGTTCGACGAGTACTGA
- a CDS encoding FKBP-type peptidyl-prolyl cis-trans isomerase, translating into MSPSRNSAEHRATSTTGEQGKRGGRPVLLIALVLVLLVSVAATYVLLQGDYFAESVVSGPQSDTTQSEATSVFDLIEVSGRVGATPVVSVSGPVRVSGAKRTIVTPGAGRTITRGSPVLVAVSVFDGKDGSTLSPGGVPQLSVGMATEDSIGADLARAVTGQKEGTRLLYARAVAQGAAATSTASDVEIDVVDILPSVAVGVAPENAGAGPLQVTLGDEGPVIKHGNPVPTAVTVQPLLIGDGAQVGVDDRLVVQYIVTGWKDGVVRDSTWTTGLPKVLRMADAMPGLRRALVDQRIGSRLAVTVPPDLATGDDTLCIVIDILGAQPQVAATDQAASAGQSGREVDASSSASP; encoded by the coding sequence ATGAGCCCATCCAGGAACTCTGCCGAGCACCGCGCAACCTCCACCACCGGTGAGCAGGGCAAGCGCGGGGGCCGCCCCGTGCTGCTCATCGCCCTCGTCCTGGTCCTCCTCGTCTCGGTGGCCGCCACGTACGTCCTTCTCCAGGGGGACTACTTCGCCGAGTCAGTCGTGTCCGGGCCCCAGTCCGACACCACCCAGAGCGAGGCGACCTCCGTCTTCGACCTCATCGAAGTCTCGGGCCGGGTGGGCGCCACACCCGTCGTCTCCGTGTCCGGACCGGTCCGCGTCTCAGGTGCGAAACGCACCATCGTCACGCCGGGAGCGGGCCGAACGATCACCCGCGGTTCCCCGGTCCTCGTCGCCGTTTCGGTCTTCGACGGCAAGGACGGTTCGACCCTGTCCCCGGGCGGAGTGCCCCAGCTCTCCGTGGGCATGGCCACGGAGGACTCGATCGGGGCGGACCTCGCCCGCGCAGTGACCGGCCAGAAGGAAGGCACGCGATTGCTCTACGCCCGGGCCGTGGCACAGGGGGCCGCTGCGACCTCCACGGCCTCCGACGTGGAGATCGACGTGGTCGACATCCTTCCCAGCGTGGCCGTCGGTGTGGCGCCCGAGAACGCCGGCGCCGGGCCGCTCCAGGTGACCTTGGGTGACGAGGGGCCCGTCATCAAACACGGCAACCCCGTGCCCACCGCGGTGACCGTCCAACCGCTGCTCATCGGCGACGGGGCACAGGTGGGCGTCGACGACCGCCTGGTGGTCCAGTACATCGTCACCGGCTGGAAGGACGGAGTCGTCCGCGACTCGACGTGGACCACCGGCCTGCCGAAGGTGCTGCGCATGGCCGACGCCATGCCGGGTCTGAGGCGCGCCCTGGTCGACCAGCGCATAGGTTCACGCCTGGCCGTCACCGTTCCTCCGGACCTTGCCACCGGCGACGACACCCTGTGCATCGTCATCGACATCCTCGGCGCGCAGCCTCAAGTGGCCGCCACGGACCAGGCGGCCTCGGCAGGACAGAGCGGACGCGAGGTGGACGCCTCCTCCTCGGCGTCTCCTTGA